The genomic region TGCGCGAGTTCATCCAGCAGGCCTGGTTCATCGCGTCGGTCACCATCATCCCCACGGCCCTGGTCGCGATCCCCTTCGGCGCGGTCATCGCGCTGCAGGTCGGCGGCCTGATCAAGCAGTTCGGCGCCCAGTCGTTCACCGGCTCGGCCTCGGTGCTCGCGGTGGTCCAGCAGGCGGCCCCGATCGGCACCGCCCTGCTGATCGCCGGCGCGGGCGGCTCGGCGATCGCCGCCGACCTCGGCGCCCGCAAGATCCGAGAAGAGCTCGACGCCATGATGGTGCTGGGCATCGACCCGATCCAGCGTCTGGTGGTGCCCCGGGTCCTCGCGGCGATGCTGGTCGCGGTCTTCCTCAACGGCCTGGTCAGCGTGGTGGGCGTGGCCGGCGGCTACGTCTTCAACGTGGGCCTGCAGGGCGGCACGCCGGGCGCCTACATCGCCAGCTTCACCGCCCTGGCCCAGCTGCCCGACCTGTGGGTGGGCCTGCTCAAGGCCCTGGTCTTCGGCATGATCGCCGCCATCGTCGCGGCCTACAAGGGCATGAACGCCAACGGCGGCCCCAAGGGCGTGGGCGACGCGGTGAACGAGTCCGTGGTCATCACCTTCGTCCTCCTGTTCATCGTCAACTTCGTCCTGAGTGCGATCTACCTCCAGGTCGTCCCCCCGAAGACGGGCTGAGGCAGATGGCAAGCATCAAGTCGGTCTACACCAAGCCCGCCGGGGCGCTCGACCGCCTCGGCGAGGAGCTGGCGTTCTACATCCGCGCCCTGATGGCCTCCCCGCGCTCGATCAAGCGCTACCCCCGGGAGATCCTGCGGATCCTCGCCGAGGTCACGCTCGGCTCGGGGGCGCTGGCGGTCATCGGCGGCACCGTCGGGGTCATCCTCGCGATGACGTTCTTCACCGGCGCCCAGGTCGGACTCTCGGGCTACGCCGCGCTCGACCAGCTGGGCACGGCGCCGTTCGCCGGGTTCGTCTCGGCCTACTTCAACACCCGTGAGATCGCCCCGCTCGTGGCCGGCATCGCCCTGGCCGCGACCGTCGGCTGCGGCTTCACCGCCCAGCTCGGCGCCATGCGCATCTCCGAGGAGGTCGACGCCCTCGAGGTGATGGCGATCCCCTCGATGCCGTTCCTGGTGACCACCCGCATCGTCGGGGGCCTGATCGCCATCATCCCGCTCTACGTGGTCGGGCTGCTGTCCTCCTACTTCGCGACCCGGCTGACCGTGACCCAGTTCTTCGGGCAGAGCGCGGGCACCTACGACCACTACTTCAACCAGTTCCTGCCACCGGGTGACGTGCTGTGGTCCTTCGGCAAGGTGCTGGTCTTCGCGGTCGCGGTGATCCTGATCCACTGCTACCACGGCTACAACGCCGGAGGCGGTCCCGCCGGCGTGGGGGTCGCGGTCGGCCGTGCGGTGCGCACCAGCATCGTGGCGGTCAACGTGATCGACCTGTTCCTGTCCATGGCCATCTGGGGCTCCAGCACCACCGTGCGGTTGGCGGGTTGAGACGATGATCCTTCGACAGTTCAAGCTCCTGGGCATCGTCTTCCTGGCGATGCTCGTCGGCGGCGCGTGGCTGACCTACGCGATCTTCACCAAGAAGTTCGTCGACTACGAGGAGGTGACCCTGCAGAGCTCGCGCATCGGCCTGCAGCTGCCCGAGCGCGCCGACGTCAAGATCCGCGGCGTCATCGTGGGCGAGGTGCTCGACTACGAGCCCACCGAGGCGGGTGCCGACATCACCCTGGGCCTCTACCCCGAGGAGATCGGCACGATCCCCGCCGGGGTCACCGGCTCGATCGTGCCCAAGACCCTCTTCGGCGAGAAGTACGTCGCCCTGGTCGTGGAGGGCGACGACGTCAGCGGGCCCAGCATCGAGGCCGGCGACGTCATCGACCGCACCGAGGTCGCGACCGAGGTCGAGAAGGTGCTATCCGACCTCAACCCCCTGCTGCGCACCGTGCAGCCGGCCGAGCTCAACATGACCCTCAACGCGCTGGCCACCGCGCTCGAGGGGCGCGGCGACCAGCTCGGCGACAACCTCGAGACGCTCGACTCCTACCTCAAGCGCTTCAACCCCCAGCTGCCGGGCGCGATCGAGGACCTGCGGCTGACCGCCGAGGTCTCCGACATCTACGCCGACGTGCTGCCCGAGGTGGGCCAGATCCTGCGCGACCAGGTCACCACCCTGGGCACGCTGGAGGAGCAGTCCGACACGCTCAACGCGCTGTTCCGCGACGTCAGCGCCTTCTCGGGCAGCGCGCGCAGCTTCCTGGCCGAGAACGAGCAGAACCTGGTGCGCCTCGGCGAGGTCTCCGAGCCGCAGGTGCGCCTGCTGGCCAAGTACTCACCGCAGTTCACCTGCCTGACGCGGGGCATCGTCAACGCCGGCAAGCTGCAGGCCGAGGCGTTCCGCAACTTCACCCTGCACATCGTGCTGGAGACCCTGCCCAACCAGCCGCGCGGCTACACCGCCGCCGACCAGCCGCGCTACGGCGAGGACCGCGGTCCCAGCTGCCTCAACCTGCCCACCCCGCCCGGAAGCCAGGAGAACCCCAACCAGGTGCAGCCCGACATGGACGACGGCGTCGACGAGCCGACGGGCAAGGGGACCAGCCGGGTGGCGCCGGGCTTCGGCTACGAGCAGGGCTACGCCGGCAGCACCGCCGAGAGCGAGCTGCTCAAGTCGCTGCTGGCCCCCGGCATGGGCGTGAGCACCGGCGACGTGCCCGACCTGGGTGCGTTGCTCCTGGCCCCGATGGCGCGTGGCGCGGAGGTGAGCCTGCGATGAGCAAGGTCCTCGACACCCAGACCTTCAGCGCCCTGGTCAAGCTGCTGGTCTTCGTGCTGGTCACGCTCCTGGCGACCGGCGTGCTGATCATCACGATCGGCAACATCTCCTTCGCCGACTCCCGGGAGTACAAGGCCGAGTTCGTCGACGCCACCGGCGTCGTCTCGGGCGACGACGTGCGCGTCGCGGGGGTCAAGGTCGGCACCGTCACGAACGTGGAGGTCGTCGACCGCACCCGGGCGCTGGTCAGCTTCGACCTCGAGGAGGCGGTCAGCCTCACCGAGTCGAGCCGGGCCTCGATCCGCTACCGCAACCTGGTCGGGCAGCGCTACATCTCGCTGACCCAGCAGGTGGGCGAGACGACGGCCCTCGAGGAGGGCGAGACGATCGACGTCTCGAACACCTCGCCGGCGCTCGACCTGACCGTGCTCTTCAACGGCTTCAAGCCGCTCTTCCAGGCGCTCTCGCCGGCCGACGTCAACAAGCTGTCCTACGAGGTCGTGCAGGTCTTCCAGGGCGAGGGCGGCACGCTCGAGAGCCTGCTGGCCAGCACCGCCTCGGTGACCAGCACGCTCGCCGACCGCGACGAGCTGATCAGCGACCTGATCAGCAACCTCGACCAGGTCCTCGACAACATCGCCGACCGCGACGACCAGCTCAGCGACCTGATCGTGAACTTCCGGACCCTGGTCAAGGGGCTCAAGCAGGACCGCGGCGCGATCCTCGGCTCGCTGGAGCAGATCTCGCTGCTCTCCGAGCAGACCTCGGACCTCGTGGGCGGCATCCGCCAGCCCTTCACCAACGACGTCAAGCAGCTGCGCCGCCTGGCCGGCAACATCAACCGCAACAAGGGCGAGCTCGACCGGGCCCTGCAGGTGCTGCCGATCAAGCTCGAGAAGGTCGGCCGGACCGCGATCTACGGCAGCTACTTCAACTTCTTCCTCTGCGGCTTCGAGGGACGGGTCCGGCTGCCCGGTGGCAGCCCGGTCCCGGTGAACTTCAACACCGGTGCGGAGAGGTGTGACCTCGGATGACCCCCTTCCGTGAGCGGAACCCCGTGATCGTGGGGCTGGTGAGCATGAGCGTGCTCGCCGTCCTCCTGGTCGCGGCGTTCCGGGCCCAGGACCTGCCGCTGATCGGTGGAGGCGACACCTACTACGCCGAGTTCTCCGAGGCCGGCGGTCTGCAGCCCGACGACGAGGTCCGCATCGCCGGTGTGCGCGTGGGCCAGGTCAAGAGCATCGAGCTGGCCGACGGCGTCGTGCGGGTGGCCTTCCAGGTCAAGACCGACTCCGGCTTCGGCCCCGACAGCCGCGCCGACATCAAGGTCAAGACGCTGCTGGGCTCGATGTACGTCTCGGTGGACCCGGCCGGCTCGGGGCAGCTGGAGGAGGGCGCGACGATCCCGGTCGAGCGCACGTCCTCCCCGTTCGACGTGGTCGAGGCCTTCGAGGGCCTCGCCGACACCGCGGGGGAGATCGACACCGACCAGCTCGCGCGCTCGTTGACCACCCTGGCCGACCTGACCCGCAACACGCCCGAGGAGTTCCGCGCCGCCCTCGACGGCGTCTCGCGGCTCTCGACCAACATCGCGGCCAAGAACGAGGAGATCGGCAGCCTGCTCACCAACCTCGAGCGGGTCTCGACCGTGCTCGACGACCGTGACGACGACCTCGTCGACCTGATGCAGGACGCCGACGTCCTCTTCGGTGCCCTGGTGGCGCGACGCGACCAGATCCACCGCCTGCTGGTCTCGACCAGCGAGCTCTCCCGCGAGCTGACCCGCCTGGTGCGCGACACCCGCAGCGACCTGCGCCCGGCCCTCGAGGAGCTCGAGGAGGTGCTGGCGGTGCTGAACAAGAACGAGGACAACATCGACGACAGCATCCGGCTGATGGCGCCGTTCTACCGCGTCTTCGCCAACACCCTGGGCAACGGGCCGTGGTTCGACACCTACATCCAGAACTTCCCGCCGATCCCCGAGGTCCTCAACGGAGGTGGCATCTCGTGAGCGCCGTCCGCCGCTTCGCCGCGCCGCTGGTCATCGTGGCCCTGCTGCTCGCCGCCGCGCTGACCTTCCTCGGCGGTGAGGACCCCAAGATGCTGACCGCGCAGTTCCCGCGCACCGTCTCGGTCTACGAGGGCTCCGACGTGCGGGTCCTGGGCGTGCCGGTGGGCCAGGTCGAGACCGTGGTGCCCTCCGGCACCGAGGTCGTGGTGACGATGTCCTACGACGCCGACGTGCAGGTGCCGGCCGACGCCAGCGCCGTGATCATCGCGCCGTCGATCGTGGGCGACCGCTACATCCAGCTGACCCCGGTCTACGAGGAGGGCGACGAGCTCGCCGAGGGCGAGATCCTGGGCGTCGACCGCACCTCGGTCCCGCTCGAGCTCGACGACATCTACGCCAGCCTCGACCGTCTCAACGTGGCGCTGGGCCCCGAGGGCGCCAACAAGAACGGTGCGCTCAACGACCTGCTGCAGGTCACCGCCGAGAACTTCGGTGGCCAGGGCGCGGCGTTCAACCAGACGATCGGCGACTTCAGCCGGCTCTCGGAGACCCTCGACGACAACAAGGACGAGCTGTTCTCCTCGCTCAGCGAGGTGCAGGCGTTCGTCAGCACCCTGGCCGAGAACGACACCACGGTGCGCCAGTTCAACCGTTCGCTGGCCGACGTCTCCGAGCTGCTGGCCGGTGAGCGCGACGAGCTCGCCGGCTCGCTGGCCAACCTGTCGACGGCCCTGGGCGAGGTCAACGACTTCGTCAAGACCAACCGCGACGTGCTGGGGCGCGACATCAAGGGCCTGAACCGGGTCGCGAAGGTGCTGGTCAAGCAGCGCAACAACCTCGACGAGGTGCTCGGCGTGGCGCCCCTGGCGCTCAACAACCTGTACCTGACCTACAACCCGCAGGCCGGCACCCTCGACACCAACGCCAACATCGGCAACATCGAGAGCCAGCTCGTGAACGACCCCGCGCTCCTGCTGTGCACCGTGGTCAACTCCGTCGACCCCACCGGCGGCCTGTGCGACCTGGTGCAGGACACGCTGCCCCGGCCCGGCGCGCTCGACGCCCTGCGCGGCTCCGGTGCCGGCGCCGCACCTGCCGCCGACCCGTTCGACCCGACCCTGGGTGGTCTCGTGGAGGTGACCCGCTGATGCGCCGGACCCGACTCGTGCTGGCGATGGTGGCGGCCTCGCTCACCCTGAGCGCCTGCGACTTCGACGTCTACCAGCTGCCGCTGCCCGGCGGCACCGACACGGGCGACGACCCGATCACGGTGACCGTGCAGTTCCGCGACGTCCTCGACCTGGTCCCCAAGTCGACGGTCAAGCTCAACGAGGTCGACGTGGGGAAGGTGACCGACATCGAGCTCGACGGCACCGTCGCCGAGGTCACCCTCGAGCTGCGGGGCGACACCGACCTGCCCGACGAGCCGCTGGCCGAGATCCGCCAGACCAGCCTGCTCGGCGAGAAGTTCGTCTCGCTCTCGGCCCCCGCCGACGGTGGCAGCGGAGAGCTCGGTGACGGCGACGTGATCCCGCTCGACCGCACGGGTCGCAACCCGGAGGTCGAGGAGGTCCTGGGCGCGCTCAGCCTGGTCCTCAACGGCGGCGGCGTGGCCCAGCTCAAGACCATCACCCAGGAGCTCAACCTGGCCCTGGAGGGCCGCGAGGACGCCGCGAAGTCGGTGCTGACCCAGGTCGACACCCTCGTGGGCACCCTCGACGACAACAAGGCCGACATCGTCGACGCCATCGCGCGGCTCAACGACCTCGCGCTCGCGGTCCGGGGCCAGCAGGACGACATCAACCTGGCCCTCGACGAGCTGCCGACCGCCCTGGTCTCCCTGGACCGCCAGCGCGAGGACCTGGTCAGCATGCTCCAGGCGCTCGACCGGCTCGGCGACGTGGGCGTGCGGGTGATCCGCCGGACCAAGCAGGACACCATCGCCACCCTCACCCAGCTGCAGCCGGTGCTGACCGAGCTGGCCGACTCCGGCGACGCCTTCGTCAAGGCGTTCAACGTGTTCCTGACCTACCCGTTCGTCGACGAGGTCGTGGGGCGCGACCCGCAGGTCGCGCGCAACCTGCACATGGGCGACTACACCAACCTCGACATCCAGCTCGAGATCGACCTGTCCGGCGGCATCACCGGCATCCCGACCGAGCTGCCCACGGTGCTGCCGACCGACCTCGACCCGACCAAGCTCCTCGGCGACGTGGCCGCGTGCCTGCAGAGCGGCAGCCTGACCTCGGACGCCTGCCAGAAGGTGCTCGCGACCCCCGAGAAGCTGCTGAGGCTGCAGGAGGTCTGCCTGAAGAAGAAGAACAAGAAGACCGTGGTCTGCCAGATCATCAACGCCAACCTGCCCGGCCTGCCGAACCTCGGCGGCGGCGGCGGCGGTGGCGGTGAGGGTGGTGGGGGCCTGCCCGAGCTGCCCATCGTCGGGGGCCTGCTGCGCCCCGGCTTCGACCCCGAGCGCGGCCCGACGATGGCCGAGCTCGCCGCGATCTACGACGAGGACCTCGTGACCCTGCTCGTGCCCGGGATGGTGGCCCGATGATCACCCGCCGCACCAAGCTCCAGCTGATGGTCTTCGTGATCATCACGCTCGTGGGCGTCTCCTACGTCGGGGCGCGCTACGCCCAGCTCGACCGGCTGTTCTACGACAGCTCCTACACCGTGGTCGCGCACCTCGAGCGCTCCGGCGGCATCTTCGCCGGCGGCGAGGTCACCTACCGGGGCGTGGGCGTGGGCCGGGTCGACAAGCTCGAGCTCACCGACGAGGGCGTCGACGCCTACCTCTCGATCGAGAACGACTACGACTCGATCCCCGCCGAGACCCTGGCGGTGGTCGGCAACCGGTCCGCGGTCGGCGAGCAGTACGTCGAGCTGCAGCCGAAGGTGGAGACCGAGCCCTACCTCGAGCAGGGCTCCGAGATCGCGCTCGAGGACACCCGCACCCCCATCGCGACCGAGGTGCTGCTCGAGAACCTCTCGACCACTGTCGGCTCGGTCGACCGGGGTGCGCTGCGCACCACGGTCAGCGAGCTGGGCGAGGCCTTCGCCGGCACGGGGGAGGACCTGCAGCGCATCATCGACACCGGCAACTCCTTCATCGAGACCGCCAACGACAACTTCGACGTCACCACCGCGCTGATCCGCGACGCCAACGTCGTCCTCAACGGCCAGATCGCCTCCGAGAGCGCGATCCGCACCTTCGCCGACCAGCTCGCGCTCTTCTCCGGCACCCTGGCCGAGGCCGACCCCGACCTGCGCCGCCTGATCGCCAACGGCTCGCCCGCCGCGGTGCAGCTGCGCGGCCTCATCGAGGACAACCGGGTCGAGCTCGGCAGCCTCGTCAACAACCTCGTCACCACCGGTGAGGTCGTGGTGCGCCACCTCGACGGCATCGAGCAGCTGCTGGTGATCTACCCCTACGTCGTCGAGGGCGGCTTCACCGTCGTCTCGAAGTCCCCCGACACCGGGCTCTACGACGCGCACTTCGGGCTGATCATCACCGACACCCCGATCTGCCACGACGGCTACCAGAGCACCGACACGCGTCCGCCGCAGAACGGCGAGAACCGCCCGATGAACGAGGACGCGCGCTGCGCCGAGCCGCCGGCGCAGAGCAACGCGCGAGGCGCCCAGAACGTCTACCCCCGCCCCGCGGCGTCCTTCGACCCGTCGTCGGTGGTGGCCTCCTTCGACCCGGACTCCGGCGAGCTGACCTGGGGCGAGCGCCCCCCGGCGGCGTTGTCGGCACCGGGTAGCGTGGCCCCGCCCACGCTCGGTAAGGAGTCCTGGAAGTGGTTGTTCCTCCAGCCGCTCGTCGCCGACCGGTGACGAACGACGCCCCGACGACCGAGCGGTCCCGCACCGCCTCGCCCGGCTTCCGGCTCGCCCTGGCCGGGCTGCTGTCCGTGCTCCTGGTGAGCGGTGTGGTGGTGGTCGGCTACGTGGTGGCCACCCGCAGCTCCAGCACCGACGGCAACCTCGTCGAGCGGGTCTCCAACGTCGCGCAGGGCCGCAACGAGATCCAGGACGAGCGCGAGCGCGTCATGGACGTGGCCAGCCAGTTCATGCTCAGGGTCAACACCTACGGCCCCGACCTCCTCGACGACGACGGCCAGATGCCCGAGTGGCGCGAGCTGGTCACCGACCTCATCACCGCCAAGTTCCGCACCGACTTCGAGGAGCAGGCCGGCACGGCCGAGCAGCTGGTCGCCCAGAGCGGCGTCCGGCGCACCAGCGAGGTCTACGCGGTCGGGGTCTCGACGATGGACGCCGACTCCGCCACCGCGCTGGTGGCCGGCCAGTTCACCAACGCGATCGCCCAGGGCGACGAGGACCCCGTGGAGAGCCCGCCGGCGCAGTTCCGGGTGCGGGTCGAGCTGGTCGAGGTCGGCGGCGAGTGGCAGGTCGACGCCTTCGACCAGGTCACCGGCGGCGCAGCCGCGCCGAGCGGGACCACCGAGGAGCCGGCGCCCGGCGACGACAGCGACGGGGGAGAGCAGTGAGCACCACGGGGGCCAGCTGGTACGACGTGCTCGGCGTCGAGCGCGGCGCGAGCACCGAGGAGGTGCGTGCCGCGTGGCGCTCGGGGATCGCCGACCTCGACCCCAGCGAGCGCCGCTTCCGCCTGCTGAACCAGGCCGCGGAAGTGCTGCTCGACCCCGAGCGGCGCGCCGAGCACGACGCGGCCCTCGCCGCCGACGAGCCCGCCGACGAGCCGGCCCCTGCGCCGACCGCGACGCCGACCGCGACGGCGAGCCGGCTGCCGCTGGTGCCCGGCTGGGCGCTCGTGGTGCTCGTGGTGCTGGCCGTTCTCTCGGTGGGCGCGGCGGCGCTGGTGTGGGCCCAGCCCAACGAGCGCGTGGTGGCCTCGGCGAGCGGCGGCAACGAGATCGAGGAGTCGGCCGAGCAGGCCCGCGCCGTGGCCGAGCGCGCCGTCGGGCCGGTGCTCTCCTACGACTACCGCTCCTTCGACGAGTCCACCGCCGCGGCGCGCTCCTACATGACTCCCGCCTACCAGGAGGAGTACGACAAGCTGGTCGCCGCCCTCGAGCCGAACCTCGAGGAGGTCCAGCCGGTCGTGGAGGTCGACGTCGTCGACTCGGCGGTGGTGCGCACCGGCGACGACCGCGTCGACGTGCTCGTCTTCGTCAACCGTCCGACCCTGCGCAAGGGCATGGACGAGCCGGAGGTCTACAAGGACCAGGTCACGCTGCGAATGGTGCGTGAGGACGGCCGCTGGCTGGTCGGCGCCCTGTCCACCAACCAGCTGCAGGAGTGAGCCGGCCCCGGCGAGGGTGCTTGACCCCGCCCGGCGCAAGGCTCATCATCTTGGGGACATCCATCGTCTCGGTGCGTGCAGATCTTGTCGCGCCTGTGATCTTCGGGTAACGTAGCGCTTTGCGCCTGCCCTCAAATGCCCTCAAGCCTGCCCGGTGGCTGTGTGGTGGTGGACTGGCGCCATCGATGAGCAGACCCGTCGAAGGACTCACTCTTGGCCGCGCGCTCCGCATCCGCCGTTTCTCGTGCAACCCGCCGCATCTCGTTCGCGAAGATCGCAGAACCTCTCGAGGTTCCCCAGCTCCTCTCCCTCCAGACCGACAGCTTCGACTGGCTGGTCGGCAACGACAAGTGGACCGCCGAGGTCGAGCGTCGCCGCGCCAACGGTGACGACGTCTCGGAGAAGTCCGGTCTGACCGAGATCTTCGAGGAGATCTCGCCGATCGAGGACTTCAGCGAGACCATGTCGCTCTCGTTCGAGAACCCGGTCTTCTACGACCCGAAGTACACCGTGGACGAGTGCAAGGAGAAGGACTTCACCTACTCCGCACCGCTCTACGTCTCCGCGGAGTTCACCAACAACGACACCGGTGAGATCAAGGGCCAGACGGTCTTCATGGGCGACTTCCCGCTCATGACCCCCAAGGGCACGTTCGTCATCAACGGCACCGAGCGTGTCGTGGTCTCCCAGCTGGTCCGCAGCCCGGGCGTCTACTTCGAGCGCTCGGCCGACAAGACGTCCGACAAGGACATCTACACCGCCAAGCTCATCCCCAGCCGCGGCGCCTGGCTGGAGTTCGAGATCGACAAGCGCGACCTCGTCGGCGTGCGTCTGGACCGCAAGCGCAAGCAGAACGTCACGGTGCTGCTCAAGGCCCTCGGCTGGACCAACGAGCAGATCCGCGAGGAGTTCGGCCAGTACGAGTCGATGATGCTCACGCTGGAGAAGGACCACACCGAGACGCAGAAGGACGCGCTGCTCGACATCTACCGCAAGCTGCGTCCGGGCGAGCCCCCCACCGAGGAGGCCGCCCAGACCCTGCTGAACAACTACTACTTCAACCCCAAGCGCTACGACCTGGCCAAGGTCGGTCGCTACAAGATCAACAAGAAGCTGGGCCTGACCGAGGCCTTCGACCAGCAGACGCTGACCGTCGACGACGTCGTCGCGGCGATCCGCTACATCGTCGCGCTGCACGACGGCCGCGAGGAGGTCGAGGCGCCCGCGGGCCCGCTCGACATCGCGGCCGACGACATCGACCACTTCGGCAACCGCCGCATGCGCACCGTGGGCGAGCTGATCCAGAACCAGCTGCGCACCGGCCTGGCCCGCATGGAGCGCGTGGTCCGCGAGCGGATGACGACCCAGGACGTCGAGGCCATCACGCCGCAGTCGCTGATCAACATCCGCCCGGTGGTCGCGGCGCTGAAGGAGTTCTTCGGCACCTCGCAGCTGAGCCAGTTCATGGACCAGACCAACCCGATCGCGGGCCTGACGCACAAGCGTCGCCTCTCCGCGCTGGGTCCCGGCGGTCTGTCCCGTGACCGCGCCGGCATGGAGGTCCGCGACGTGCACCCGTCGCACTACGGCCGCATGTGCCCCATCGAGACCCCTGAGGGCCCGAACATCGGCCTGATCGGCTCGCTGGCCTCCTACGGGCGGATCAACCCGTTCGGCTTCGTGGAGACGCCCTACCGCAAGGTCGTCGACGGCCAGGTCACCGACCAGATCGACTACCTGACCGCCGACGACGAGGACCGCTACGTCATCGCGCAGGCCAACGCCCAGCTCGACGACGACCTGCGCTTCGTCAACGAGCGCGTGCTGGTGCGCCAGCGCGACGGTGAGGTCTCCGAGATCCTGGCCGGCGAGATCGACTACATGGACGTCTCGCCGCGCCAGATGGTCTCGGTCGCCACCGCGCTGATCCCGTTCCTCGAGCACGACGACGCCAACCGTGCGCTGATGGGCGCGAACATGCAGCGCCAGGCCGTCCCGCTCATCAAGAGCGACAGCCCGCTGGTCGGCACCGGCATGGAGTACCGCGCCGCGGTCGACGCCGGTGACGTGGTCGTGGCCGAGAAGGCCGGTGTCGTCAAGGACGTCTCCGCCGACCTGGTCGAGACCATGAACGACGACGGCAGCTACTCCAGCTACAAGCTGGCGAAGTTCCGCCGCTCCAACCAGGGCACCTGCATCAACCAGCGCCCGCTGGTGGCCGAGGGCGACCGCCTCGAGGTCGGCAGCCCGATCGCCGACGGTCCCTGCACCGACGAGGCCGAGATGGCGCTGGGCACCAACCTGCTCGTCGCCTTCATGCCCTGGCAGGGTCACAACTACGAGGACGCGATCATCCTCTCCCAGCGCCTGGTGCAGGAGGACGTCCTCACCTCGATCCACATCGAGGAGCACGAGGTCGACGCCCGCGACACCAAGCTGGGCCCCGAGGAGATCACCCGGGACATCCCGAACATCTCCGAGGAGGGCCTGGCCGACCTCGACGAGCGCGGCATCATCCGCATCGGTGCCGAGGTCGTCACCGGCGACATCCTCGTCGGCAAGGTCACGCCCAAGGGCGAGACCGAGCTGACCCCCGAGGAGCGGCTGCTGCGCGCGATCTTCGGCGAGAAGGCGCGCGAGGTGCGCGACACCTCGATGAAGGTCCCGCACGGCGAGTCGGGCACCGTGATCGGCGTGCGCGTCTTCGACCGCGAGGACGGCGACGAGCTGCCCCCGGGCGTCAACCAGCTGGTCCGCGTCTACGTGGCCCAGAAGCGCAAGATCTCGGTGGGCGACAAGCTCGCCGGTCGCCACGGCAACAAGGGCGTCATCGCCAAGATCCTGCCGATCGAGGACATGCCGTTCATGGAGGACGGCACCCCGGTCGACGTCGTGCTCAACCCGCTGGG from Nocardioides salarius harbors:
- a CDS encoding MCE family protein — encoded protein: MITRRTKLQLMVFVIITLVGVSYVGARYAQLDRLFYDSSYTVVAHLERSGGIFAGGEVTYRGVGVGRVDKLELTDEGVDAYLSIENDYDSIPAETLAVVGNRSAVGEQYVELQPKVETEPYLEQGSEIALEDTRTPIATEVLLENLSTTVGSVDRGALRTTVSELGEAFAGTGEDLQRIIDTGNSFIETANDNFDVTTALIRDANVVLNGQIASESAIRTFADQLALFSGTLAEADPDLRRLIANGSPAAVQLRGLIEDNRVELGSLVNNLVTTGEVVVRHLDGIEQLLVIYPYVVEGGFTVVSKSPDTGLYDAHFGLIITDTPICHDGYQSTDTRPPQNGENRPMNEDARCAEPPAQSNARGAQNVYPRPAASFDPSSVVASFDPDSGELTWGERPPAALSAPGSVAPPTLGKESWKWLFLQPLVADR
- a CDS encoding J domain-containing protein; its protein translation is MSTTGASWYDVLGVERGASTEEVRAAWRSGIADLDPSERRFRLLNQAAEVLLDPERRAEHDAALAADEPADEPAPAPTATPTATASRLPLVPGWALVVLVVLAVLSVGAAALVWAQPNERVVASASGGNEIEESAEQARAVAERAVGPVLSYDYRSFDESTAAARSYMTPAYQEEYDKLVAALEPNLEEVQPVVEVDVVDSAVVRTGDDRVDVLVFVNRPTLRKGMDEPEVYKDQVTLRMVREDGRWLVGALSTNQLQE
- the rpoB gene encoding DNA-directed RNA polymerase subunit beta, with protein sequence MAARSASAVSRATRRISFAKIAEPLEVPQLLSLQTDSFDWLVGNDKWTAEVERRRANGDDVSEKSGLTEIFEEISPIEDFSETMSLSFENPVFYDPKYTVDECKEKDFTYSAPLYVSAEFTNNDTGEIKGQTVFMGDFPLMTPKGTFVINGTERVVVSQLVRSPGVYFERSADKTSDKDIYTAKLIPSRGAWLEFEIDKRDLVGVRLDRKRKQNVTVLLKALGWTNEQIREEFGQYESMMLTLEKDHTETQKDALLDIYRKLRPGEPPTEEAAQTLLNNYYFNPKRYDLAKVGRYKINKKLGLTEAFDQQTLTVDDVVAAIRYIVALHDGREEVEAPAGPLDIAADDIDHFGNRRMRTVGELIQNQLRTGLARMERVVRERMTTQDVEAITPQSLINIRPVVAALKEFFGTSQLSQFMDQTNPIAGLTHKRRLSALGPGGLSRDRAGMEVRDVHPSHYGRMCPIETPEGPNIGLIGSLASYGRINPFGFVETPYRKVVDGQVTDQIDYLTADDEDRYVIAQANAQLDDDLRFVNERVLVRQRDGEVSEILAGEIDYMDVSPRQMVSVATALIPFLEHDDANRALMGANMQRQAVPLIKSDSPLVGTGMEYRAAVDAGDVVVAEKAGVVKDVSADLVETMNDDGSYSSYKLAKFRRSNQGTCINQRPLVAEGDRLEVGSPIADGPCTDEAEMALGTNLLVAFMPWQGHNYEDAIILSQRLVQEDVLTSIHIEEHEVDARDTKLGPEEITRDIPNISEEGLADLDERGIIRIGAEVVTGDILVGKVTPKGETELTPEERLLRAIFGEKAREVRDTSMKVPHGESGTVIGVRVFDREDGDELPPGVNQLVRVYVAQKRKISVGDKLAGRHGNKGVIAKILPIEDMPFMEDGTPVDVVLNPLGVPRRMNIGQILELHLGWLAKQGWNLDLADDTSDADWKQRLMKIHVDKAEPDTKVATPVFDGAREDEITGLLGSTIPNRDGVRMIDATGKADLFDGRSGEPFPDPVSVGYMYILKLHHLVDDKIHARSTGPYSMITQQPLGGKAQFGGQRFGEMEVWAMEAYGAAYALQELLTIKSDDVPGRVKVYEAIVKGENIPDSGIPESFKVLVKEMQSLCLNVEVLSQDGTSIELRDAEEDVFRAAEELGIDLSRREPSSVEEV